The sequence below is a genomic window from Ipomoea triloba cultivar NCNSP0323 chromosome 2, ASM357664v1.
tacatatatatgcccATCATATCTATATATCTCCTTCCTTCCTTCCCTTCCATCAGAGTTGCAGCATTTCCAGAAATCAAAACCCTAAACTACAATAATAATCATGGTGCCAGGAGAAAATAACCTGCAGCTTTCTTTTCCTGTTCAATCATGGTCTGATAATAACTTAGCTTGGGACTatgatcatgatgattatgattatgatttccCCATGCAAACTACTCATCACTACACCTCTTTTGATTATCATTCTTTTCCCCTCATGGACAATTACATGTTTCTCATCAACGATCCTCTATATTCACATCCAACCCAATCCATCATCCAAggttttttgttttcaattctACCTTTAATTTATACTTACTTCGTTGATGAGTTATATTACTGAATAATAattgagaaaattttaatttgcaggAGTGTATGGTGATGAGGGAGTGGAAGAGGAGCAGAAGATGGGGGATGGTGGAGGGAATAATAAGAAGAAGGGTAGAAATGATTGTTCATCAAAAATGTTGTGCAGAGAAACAATATCAAAGTATTTCTATATGCCAATCACAAAGGCTGCAAGAGAACTCAACGTTGGGTTGACATTGCTGAAGAAGAGATGCCGGGAGTTGGGGATTCGCCGCTGGCCTCACCGGAAGTTGATGAGTCTCCAAACCCTAATCTCAAATGTTCAGGTCAGATAATCAcctcattcaattcaattcatttgctatttaattctttattattCCTCATCGATCATCACTATCTCCCATATATCTatcctaatatataattaatttcaaattgaaatgcactgtaattatatatgtattgtgaAAGGTGCTGGGGAAGGATGAAGAAGAGGAGAAGTTGAGAGAAGCCGTACAGTTGTTGGAGAAGCAGAAGAGAGAGATTGAAGAGAGTCCAGATATGGAGATGGAGGACACCACTAAAAAGCTCAGGCAAGCTTGTTTTAAGGCAAACTATAAGAAGAGGAAGCTTAACGTCTCCGTCGCCGGCGCCGGGATGCTCCAACCTTTGCCGTCGTCGTCGCCGTCATCTGCGCCGGCCATTTCAGCTGGAGCTTCTGCTGCTACTGCTGATTATGAGGAAGATCATCAAATGGATTCTCTCTTATCTTATTATttatcctcttcttcttcttcttcttctaccgCCATTGATTACTAAAATATTATGCACGCTACGTAGTCTTAATCTACCTATAATCGGTAAAACTTTGTGTCTTTGACATATATGCATTTcgacttttaaaatatttatagtgtatttagataattaatatttatagaCTTACATATATAAGTCCAATGAGTTGAGATGGTTTTGCTCACGACGTGTGATTCTCTCGTCTCAAGCTCCCACACTCCAggcttatataaattaaatcacAATAACATATTTCGGACTGATAAGATAGTGAAGAGGTACACTCCAagcttatataaattaaatcacAATAACATATTTTGAACTGATAAGATAGTGAAGAGGTAAATGTGAGAAGACTAGTGTATAATGCCCTGATAAGAtagtgtgtgggggggggggggggatgggGGGTAAATGTGAGAAGACAAGTGTATGATGCACACAAGGAACCCACCATATTAAAAGCATCCTCAATAGTtaggttttattttttagtttttgaggagtttttgcaGGTACGATTTGGAAAGAGAAGATGGAaggaataataatttaaaaaaaaaacaaaaaaaaaaacaaaacaaaactgaaCAACATTTTCAATGCACACACCCGCTGGGCGCTGATTTGCGTTGCATGCAACTAAGAAGAGAAAATCGAAGGTTTTAATGGATCTCACATATAAAAACTCATGTTTTGCAGAAAGATTTATTTTATATCTCTCCTCaccctctctcctccacataaaCTTCCTTAAAAACCACACAAAAAACTACTATTGATATGCTCACAAGTAACCCACTACATTAAGTGTAATTCCCACATTGTCATAACTCAATCATGTATCCTTACTCACAATCTATCACTCAAGAATCAATTAAATATGCAGGCGAGTTAGAGATATTCTATACCCCCATTTCCGTGCTACTTAGACCATTCCAAAAGTTAAGTCCTTACAAAAGAAACAGAATGAGAGATCATTtcaatgtaagaaaaaataaaagaatacaaAAGGTTAGAGTTTGATTCCCGCACAGCCGCATAGGTATGTCATCTCTTGGtatcaaacaagaaaaagaataatCACTAACTACATTACTTCAATGACACTACAAAACTGGGAATTCTGATGCAATTCTCAGAATTACTTTATTCCTCCACTATCATCATCCCTGTGTACTAACTCATGCAATTCTAAGCGGTTGCTGCTTCTTTCTGAACAAAACTAATCCCTTTCTCAATACTGGCTTTCAACTCCGGCTTTAGGGCTTCCAAAGCTTTTTCTTCATACTCAGTTAACCCGTGGAGGTCAGATGAGATAAAAGCCTCGACACCATTCCTCCCTAATTTGACCCTAGATGCAAAGAACGGAAGGTCTGTAAGATCAGACTGCA
It includes:
- the LOC116010765 gene encoding protein RKD1-like; this encodes MVPGENNLQLSFPVQSWSDNNLAWDYDHDDYDYDFPMQTTHHYTSFDYHSFPLMDNYMFLINDPLYSHPTQSIIQGVYGDEGVEEEQKMGDGGGNNKKKGRNDCSSKMLCRETISKYFYMPITKAARELNVGLTLLKKRCRELGIRRWPHRKLMSLQTLISNVQVLGKDEEEEKLREAVQLLEKQKREIEESPDMEMEDTTKKLRQACFKANYKKRKLNVSVAGAGMLQPLPSSSPSSAPAISAGASAATADYEEDHQMDSLLSYYLSSSSSSSSTAIDY